In a single window of the bacterium genome:
- the xseB gene encoding exodeoxyribonuclease VII small subunit — protein MSPESDTKKKDLELSFGEAISELEEILQRIEAEETDIDELAGQLKRATGLLDLCRGKIRKAETEVNQIVADLEAAEAGDAPGGETEDG, from the coding sequence ATGAGCCCAGAGAGCGATACCAAAAAGAAAGACCTCGAACTCAGCTTCGGTGAAGCGATCTCCGAACTCGAGGAGATCTTGCAGCGAATCGAAGCCGAGGAGACCGACATCGACGAGCTCGCCGGTCAGCTCAAGAGGGCCACCGGTCTCTTGGATCTGTGTCGAGGGAAGATCCGCAAGGCCGAGACCGAGGTCAACCAAATTGTTGCCGATCTCGAGGCCGCCGAGGCCGGCGATGCGCCCGGGGGCGAAACGGAAGATGGCTAG